In a single window of the Rhopalosiphum padi isolate XX-2018 chromosome 1, ASM2088224v1, whole genome shotgun sequence genome:
- the LOC132932230 gene encoding trace amine-associated receptor 4-like, which produces METTNSINDRCNYTEPVTNNTWEKDTLDNEYSHFLYITFTPVLILLCVFSIIFNVILLLSVIWIRRPLSPTLYISLSLAGTDLYTSFLLGLGHTFNSLLPVGFQVNLMDMCTILGLEALRLGAIVTTAGHLIMLAFNHYIGILRPLHYPATVTHGTVTVFLFFLWTLPPSFLFAYFHMIPCQAFQSPQCKLIDFLKESKFRSTFSAVLFAALAIMGIVYYHIFILVKKHQASRLLYKQSGSVHFNKPNQVRRQTESQQSKNEKALYTTLIIVGSVVVGWMPACLQYYLICTDCIIQPDWGSLTVKFYTYFATNCLVILKSAVNSYIYAARMQEIQVAIRKMYCTLKQKLCGVDDEMDVAGFDQYKYSRSSAKSRRTVICRISVHQNKDENLTEINQDNINNDHELTNFSSCQKKNETPSMVTYL; this is translated from the exons ATGGAGACGACAAACAGCATCAACGACCGATGCAACTACACGGAACCGGTGACGAACAACACATGGGAAAAGGACACGTTGGACAACGAATACTCGCACTTTCTGTACATCACTTTCACACCGGTGTTAATATTGCTGTGTGTATTCTCGATAATATTCAATGTGATCCTGTTATTGTCGGTGATATGGATCCGGAGGCCGCTGTCGCCAACTCTGTACATCAGCCTCAGCCTGGCCGGTACTGATCTGTACACGTCGTTCCTATTGGGCCTCGGACATACATTCAACAGCCTGCTGCCAGTGGGCTTCCAAGTGAACCTAATGGATATGTGCACCATTCTGGGCCTGGAGGCACTCCGGCTAGGTGCCATAGTAACCACGGCAGGCCATCTCATCATGTTGGCGTTCAACCATTACATCGGCATTCTGCGGCCGCTCCACTACCCGGCCACCGTTACGCACGGCACCGTTACCGTGTTCTTATTCTTCCTATGGACGTTACCGCCATCATTCCTATTCGCCTACTTTCACATGATACCTTGCCAGGCGTTCCAATCGCCTCAATGTAAGCTAATCGA ttttttaaaaGAATCGAAATTCAGAAGTACATTTTCAGCTGTACTTTTCGCTGCTCTTGCCATTATGGGAATAGTGTACTATcacatatttatattggtaaaaaaacATCAAGCTTCTCGTCTCCTGTACAAACAGAGTGGCAGTGTGCATTTCAATAAACCgaatcaa GTACGCAGACAAACGGAATCACAACAGAGTAAAAACGAAAAGGCGCTATACACTACGTTAATAATTGTCGGAAGTGTTGTAGTTGGGTGGATGCCAGCATGCTTACAATACTACCTGATATGTACTGATTGTATAATTCAACCGGATTGGGGCAGTTTAACCGTGAAGTTTTATACATACTTCGCGACAAATTGTCTCGTAATTCTTAAATCTGCAGTAAACTCATATATTTATGCAGCAAGAATGCAAGAAattcaa gtagcaatacgtaaaatgtattgtacactaaaacaaaaattatgcgGTGTTGACGATGAAATGGATGTGGCTGGATTTGACCAATACAAATATAGTAGATCATCAGCAAAAAGCAGAAGAACAGTCATATGCAGGATATCAGTTCATCAAAATAAAGATGAAAACTTAACAGAAATCAAccaagataatattaataatgatcatGAATTAACAAACTTTAGtagttgtcaaaaaaaaaatgaaacaccAAGCATGGTGACATATCTCTAA